One Amycolatopsis sp. NBC_00355 genomic window carries:
- a CDS encoding TIGR03619 family F420-dependent LLM class oxidoreductase → MRIGFSLPVFGKAAATPGGIARYARAAEQAGAASLWVGDRLLSPVRPVVPYPGYETMPEEFRTAQDPFTALAVAAAVTETAILGSSTINATQYQPANFARLLTSIDVASGGRLLPGLGIGWSPDEYDAVGIPMSERGKRLDDLLDLLDTWWSKDIVSHEGVGYRIAESHVGLKPVRKPPIHLAGFGEKSLRRVAERADGWLPVWSVPEAFPADVLTSTLAKIRADAEQAGRDPRALGVALRVNAAPGTKPEDIAESVVKIVALLEPDHTFIDISYLTGSVDEHLDLTGRLLELTAEG, encoded by the coding sequence ATGCGCATTGGTTTCAGCCTTCCGGTGTTCGGCAAGGCGGCGGCCACGCCCGGCGGGATCGCGCGGTACGCGCGTGCGGCCGAACAGGCCGGGGCGGCGAGCCTCTGGGTCGGCGACCGGCTGTTGTCGCCGGTCCGCCCGGTGGTGCCGTACCCGGGTTACGAGACCATGCCCGAGGAGTTCCGGACCGCCCAGGACCCGTTCACCGCGCTGGCCGTCGCCGCGGCGGTGACCGAGACCGCGATCCTCGGTTCCAGCACCATCAACGCCACGCAGTACCAGCCCGCCAACTTCGCGCGGCTGCTGACCAGCATCGACGTCGCCAGCGGCGGCCGGCTGCTGCCCGGGCTGGGCATCGGCTGGTCGCCCGACGAGTACGACGCCGTCGGCATCCCGATGTCCGAGCGCGGCAAGCGGCTCGACGACCTGCTCGACCTGCTCGACACCTGGTGGAGCAAGGACATCGTGTCCCACGAAGGTGTCGGCTACAGGATCGCGGAGTCGCACGTCGGCCTCAAGCCCGTCCGGAAGCCGCCGATTCACCTGGCCGGGTTCGGCGAGAAGTCGCTGCGCCGGGTCGCCGAGCGGGCCGACGGCTGGCTGCCGGTCTGGTCGGTGCCCGAGGCGTTCCCCGCGGACGTGCTCACCTCGACCCTCGCCAAGATCCGGGCCGACGCCGAGCAGGCCGGGCGCGACCCGCGGGCCCTGGGTGTGGCGCTGCGCGTGAACGCCGCACCCGGGACCAAGCCGGAGGACATCGCCGAGTCGGTGGTGAAGATCGTCGCGCTCCTCGAGCCGGACCACACGTTCATCGACATCAGCTACCTGACCGGAAGCGTGGACGAGCACCTCGACCTCACCGGCCGGCTGCTCGAGCTGACCGCCGAGGGCTGA
- a CDS encoding LuxR family transcriptional regulator, with protein MRTPVDSRGPLFGRRAEIRRIDELTTAARAGAGGALVFRGEAGIGKSALLEYAGQAAGFRVVRACGAEFESELPFAALHQLCVPVLARLADLPDRHRDALRVAFGLADGVPDLLRVGLATLALLAAAAGERPLLCVVDDAQWLDSASSKALAFLARRVSAEPVAMVFAVRLPGTSELAELPGAVVGGLADTEARELLAAQSHVTLDERVRARLLAEARGNPLALLELSTSDGFPSPDASSVPSRIERGFQARLADLPAGARLLLTLASADPTGDPGLLWPAARLLDIDVPAAGEAAAATGLVEFATRVRFCHPLARSAVYQAAEASRRYAAHRALAEVTDPAGDPDRRAWHRAQACAGPDDDVAAELERCASRARSRGGVVAAAAFLERAAALSLDAGKRLERTIVAARAALDAGAPDAAAELLAVVEPAALDEVRHAQVDLLRGQVAFQRHHDGDGPMFMVRAARRLADLDPERSRECFLDAVEMGLLVGRPGGVLDTVLAAARSAGPVPRSPDLLDVLTLVAEGDHRAAVPLLRKVFDDEETPMWTRRPALATMLASEMWDPHTQTAITEWLVKTGRESGSPLVLRLGLAQVASQGALTGDFGPAIAAIVEEEAIADAVGGPPMLYPRLHLAAMRGRRDEALQLFEAATATATARGAGQLVANVHWASAVLHNGLADYPAALAAARQATAHGDLSLAGATLPELVEAAVRAGEPGEAAAALASLTERTEASGTGTGLGIAAYARGVVTGVEDHYRQAVECLRESPLLPYRARAHLLYGEWLRREGRRRDCREHLRTAHELLSGAGLEAFAERAAKELRATGETARARSARTADQLTMQETHIARMAATGATSNEIAAQLFLSPRTVDAHLRNIFRKLGITSRRQLRNQPGLDR; from the coding sequence ATGCGGACGCCGGTGGACTCCCGTGGACCGCTCTTCGGCCGGCGCGCCGAGATCCGGCGGATCGACGAGCTGACGACCGCCGCGCGGGCGGGCGCGGGCGGGGCGCTCGTTTTCCGCGGTGAGGCGGGGATCGGCAAGAGCGCGTTGCTGGAGTACGCCGGGCAGGCGGCCGGCTTCCGGGTCGTGCGGGCCTGCGGGGCGGAGTTCGAGTCGGAGCTGCCGTTCGCCGCCCTGCACCAGTTGTGCGTGCCGGTGCTGGCGCGGCTCGCCGACCTGCCTGATCGGCACCGCGACGCCCTGCGCGTCGCGTTCGGGCTCGCCGACGGCGTCCCGGACCTGTTGCGCGTCGGCCTGGCGACGTTGGCGCTGCTGGCGGCCGCGGCGGGGGAGCGTCCGCTGCTGTGCGTGGTCGACGACGCGCAGTGGCTGGACTCGGCGTCGTCGAAGGCGCTGGCTTTCCTCGCCCGCCGCGTCAGCGCCGAGCCGGTCGCGATGGTGTTCGCGGTCCGGTTGCCGGGCACGAGCGAGCTGGCCGAACTGCCGGGGGCCGTCGTCGGCGGGCTGGCCGACACCGAGGCGCGGGAGCTGCTGGCGGCGCAGAGCCACGTGACGCTCGACGAGCGGGTGCGCGCCCGGCTGCTGGCCGAAGCGCGCGGGAACCCGTTGGCGTTGCTCGAACTCTCGACGTCGGACGGGTTCCCTTCGCCGGACGCGTCGTCCGTGCCGTCCCGGATCGAACGCGGGTTCCAGGCCCGGCTGGCGGACCTGCCCGCCGGCGCCCGGCTGCTGCTCACCCTCGCGAGTGCCGACCCGACCGGCGATCCGGGGCTGTTGTGGCCGGCCGCGCGGCTGCTGGACATCGACGTCCCGGCCGCCGGCGAGGCCGCGGCCGCCACCGGGCTGGTCGAGTTCGCCACCCGCGTCCGCTTCTGCCACCCGCTGGCGCGCTCGGCGGTCTACCAGGCCGCCGAGGCGAGCCGGCGGTACGCGGCCCACCGGGCGCTGGCCGAGGTCACCGACCCGGCCGGGGACCCGGACCGGCGGGCCTGGCACCGCGCCCAGGCCTGCGCCGGTCCCGACGACGACGTCGCCGCCGAGCTGGAACGGTGCGCGTCGCGGGCCCGGTCCCGGGGCGGTGTGGTGGCCGCAGCGGCCTTCCTGGAGCGCGCGGCCGCGCTGTCGCTGGACGCCGGGAAGCGGCTCGAACGGACGATCGTGGCGGCGCGGGCCGCACTCGACGCCGGCGCTCCCGACGCGGCGGCGGAGCTCCTCGCGGTCGTCGAACCCGCGGCGCTGGACGAGGTCCGGCACGCGCAGGTCGATCTCCTCCGCGGTCAGGTCGCCTTCCAGCGGCACCACGACGGCGACGGCCCGATGTTCATGGTGCGGGCCGCGCGGCGGCTCGCGGACCTGGATCCGGAGCGGTCGCGCGAGTGCTTCCTGGACGCGGTCGAGATGGGTCTGCTCGTCGGCCGGCCCGGCGGCGTGCTGGACACCGTCCTGGCCGCGGCCCGGTCCGCCGGGCCCGTGCCGCGGTCGCCGGACCTGCTCGACGTACTGACGCTCGTGGCCGAAGGAGACCATCGGGCGGCAGTTCCCTTGCTGCGCAAGGTATTCGACGACGAGGAGACTCCGATGTGGACCCGGCGTCCGGCGCTGGCGACCATGCTCGCGTCGGAGATGTGGGATCCGCACACCCAGACGGCGATCACCGAGTGGCTCGTGAAGACCGGCCGCGAGTCGGGCTCGCCGCTCGTCCTGCGGCTCGGCCTCGCCCAGGTGGCCTCGCAGGGCGCGCTGACCGGCGACTTCGGGCCGGCGATCGCGGCCATCGTCGAGGAGGAGGCGATCGCCGACGCGGTCGGCGGGCCGCCGATGCTGTACCCGCGGCTGCACCTCGCGGCGATGCGCGGCCGCCGCGACGAAGCCCTTCAGCTGTTCGAAGCCGCCACGGCGACCGCGACCGCCCGCGGCGCGGGGCAGCTGGTCGCCAACGTGCACTGGGCGTCGGCCGTGCTGCACAACGGGTTGGCCGACTACCCGGCCGCGCTGGCCGCCGCCCGGCAAGCCACCGCGCACGGCGACCTCTCCCTCGCCGGCGCGACCCTGCCCGAGCTCGTGGAGGCGGCCGTCCGGGCCGGTGAGCCCGGCGAAGCCGCCGCCGCCCTGGCGTCGTTGACCGAACGCACCGAGGCCAGCGGAACCGGCACGGGCCTCGGCATCGCGGCGTACGCCCGGGGCGTGGTGACCGGCGTGGAGGACCACTACCGCCAGGCCGTCGAGTGCCTGCGGGAGAGCCCGCTGCTCCCGTACCGGGCGCGCGCCCATCTCCTGTACGGGGAGTGGCTGCGCCGCGAAGGCCGCCGGCGCGACTGCCGCGAGCACCTGCGCACCGCCCACGAACTCCTGTCGGGTGCCGGGCTCGAGGCGTTCGCCGAGCGCGCGGCGAAGGAGCTGCGCGCCACCGGCGAAACGGCCCGGGCCCGGTCGGCGCGCACGGCCGACCAGCTCACCATGCAGGAGACGCACATCGCGCGCATGGCCGCCACCGGCGCGACGTCCAACGAGATCGCCGCGCAGCTGTTCCTCAGCCCCCGCACCGTCGACGCCCACTTGCGCAACATCTTTCGCAAGCTCGGCATCACGTCCCGCCGGCAGCTGCGGAACCAGCCGGGCCTCGACCGCTGA
- a CDS encoding glycosyltransferase family 39 protein, with protein sequence MTQKVEDTGETGTGVVWRPVLLIAGVVAVIHLAVAARYGWHRDEFYYVLTGRHPAWGYVDQPPLTPALARLAAASPGGVLPLRILAVAAEVGCVLLAAKLAAELGGRRRAQLITAAAVAACPAFVAASVLFGTTVVDQVCWLAVLVATARALRLGTIPAWLLAGLLAGLGLENKDTIAALLVGIALGLVVTRRAVLRTPGPWLAAVTALLIALPNILWNASYGWPWPAVRMAGVLSGRAGNALTQVPELLVLLTGPPLLVLGVIGVRRLCAVAGRPHRWLLVVAITAVVFIAVTSGKSYYAAPMLPGLFAAGAVRVAEADTRDGRRSWPIAIAATAVFAIVVGLPVFPPKVTNSIGLSSTVMETYGWPEYVRQIVSVADRYPAGTVIFTGNYGEAGALSLLGPAEGLHNPVGSGHNAYGFWGPPPGGDDTVLCVGEFTPEYLRRFWSQVTEIAPLTLPDGLSDEETRQGAAMYLCRQPHGTWAQLWPDLAHLD encoded by the coding sequence ATGACACAGAAGGTTGAGGACACCGGGGAAACCGGAACCGGCGTGGTGTGGCGGCCGGTCCTGCTGATCGCCGGTGTGGTCGCGGTGATCCACCTGGCGGTGGCGGCCCGCTACGGCTGGCACCGCGACGAGTTCTACTACGTGCTCACCGGCCGCCACCCGGCCTGGGGTTACGTCGACCAGCCGCCGCTGACCCCGGCGCTCGCGCGGCTGGCCGCCGCGTCGCCCGGCGGTGTGCTGCCGCTGCGGATCCTGGCCGTCGCGGCCGAGGTCGGATGTGTGCTGCTGGCCGCGAAGCTCGCCGCCGAGCTCGGCGGACGGCGCCGGGCGCAGCTCATCACGGCCGCCGCGGTGGCGGCCTGCCCGGCGTTCGTGGCCGCCTCGGTGCTGTTCGGCACCACCGTCGTCGACCAGGTGTGCTGGCTCGCCGTGCTGGTCGCGACGGCGCGGGCGCTGCGGCTGGGCACGATCCCGGCGTGGCTGCTCGCGGGCCTGCTCGCCGGGCTGGGCCTGGAGAACAAGGACACGATCGCCGCGCTGCTCGTCGGCATCGCGCTCGGCCTCGTCGTCACCCGGCGCGCGGTACTGCGCACGCCGGGGCCGTGGCTGGCCGCGGTGACGGCGTTGCTGATCGCGCTGCCGAACATCCTGTGGAACGCCTCCTACGGCTGGCCGTGGCCGGCCGTGCGGATGGCCGGGGTGCTGTCCGGCCGGGCGGGCAACGCGCTCACCCAGGTACCCGAACTGCTGGTGCTGCTGACCGGCCCGCCGCTGCTCGTCCTGGGTGTCATCGGCGTGCGCCGGCTGTGCGCCGTGGCCGGCCGCCCGCACCGGTGGCTGCTCGTGGTCGCGATCACCGCGGTGGTGTTCATCGCCGTCACCTCGGGCAAGTCCTACTACGCCGCCCCGATGCTGCCCGGCCTGTTCGCGGCCGGCGCGGTGCGGGTGGCGGAGGCGGACACCCGCGACGGCCGGCGGTCGTGGCCCATCGCGATCGCCGCCACGGCCGTCTTCGCGATCGTCGTCGGGCTGCCCGTGTTCCCGCCGAAGGTCACGAACAGCATCGGCTTGAGCAGCACGGTGATGGAGACCTACGGCTGGCCCGAGTACGTGCGCCAGATCGTCTCGGTCGCGGACCGGTACCCGGCCGGCACGGTGATCTTCACCGGCAACTACGGCGAAGCCGGCGCGCTGAGCCTTCTCGGCCCGGCCGAGGGCCTGCACAACCCGGTCGGCAGCGGCCACAACGCCTACGGGTTCTGGGGTCCGCCGCCGGGCGGTGACGACACCGTGTTGTGCGTCGGCGAGTTCACCCCCGAGTACCTGCGCCGGTTCTGGTCCCAGGTCACCGAGATCGCGCCGCTCACCCTGCCGGACGGGCTGTCGGACGAAGAGACCCGGCAGGGCGCGGCGATGTACCTGTGCCGGCAGCCGCACGGCACCTGGGCGCAGCTCTGGCCCGATCTGGCGCACCTGGACTGA
- a CDS encoding TetR/AcrR family transcriptional regulator, whose protein sequence is MRGRVQPRPLGEIAAAAARVFTGKGYKAAGISDVAAALGLSHGALYTYVDSKEALLYLAFLHLAEPETLAGLSIPVTSPGQAGIAGIDARSVASAGFPALDAALGRRTGPVAEELGGIIDELYAYIEGHQGLLALVESCARDIPELAELHFVRGRRVVLDRLGDYLRRRIRSGHLRPVPDVPTSARFLVESVAWFAWHRHGDPDSLMLGDDDCRRTVRHLLLAAFLPAPPPGGNDDDTEG, encoded by the coding sequence ATGCGTGGACGGGTACAGCCGCGGCCGTTGGGTGAGATCGCGGCAGCCGCGGCGCGGGTGTTCACCGGCAAGGGCTACAAAGCGGCCGGGATCTCCGACGTGGCCGCCGCGCTCGGTCTGAGCCACGGTGCGCTCTACACCTATGTGGACAGTAAGGAAGCCTTGCTGTATCTGGCTTTCCTGCACCTGGCCGAGCCGGAGACGCTGGCCGGGCTGAGCATTCCGGTGACCTCGCCGGGGCAGGCGGGGATCGCCGGGATCGACGCGCGGTCGGTGGCGTCGGCCGGGTTCCCGGCCCTGGACGCCGCCCTCGGCCGGCGCACCGGACCGGTCGCCGAGGAGCTCGGCGGGATCATCGACGAGCTGTACGCGTACATCGAAGGCCACCAGGGGTTGCTCGCGCTGGTCGAAAGCTGCGCGCGGGACATCCCGGAGCTCGCCGAACTGCACTTCGTGCGTGGCCGGCGGGTCGTTCTGGACCGGCTCGGCGACTACCTGCGGCGGCGGATCAGGTCCGGGCACCTGCGCCCGGTCCCGGACGTGCCGACCTCGGCGCGGTTCCTCGTCGAATCCGTCGCCTGGTTCGCCTGGCACCGGCACGGCGACCCGGACTCGCTGATGCTCGGGGACGACGACTGCCGGCGCACCGTGCGCCACCTGCTGCTGGCGGCGTTCCTGCCGGCACCACCTCCTGGGGGAAATGACGATGACACAGAAGGTTGA
- a CDS encoding potassium transporter Kup, with the protein MADQNPAADPVAPAPARRETVRLAVVVGALGVVFGDIGTSPIYTLQTVFSPSDPHPVPVSTDNVFGVVSLIFWSVMIIVTVTYVLLAMRADNDGEGGIMALITQLRRWSGQRGARTALVLSGVGIFGASLFFGDSMITPAISVLSAVEGLKIVQPSFDELVVPITAVIIVVLFLFQRKGTATVGRLFGPVMILWFVTIGVFGIGGIAGNPEILKALLPTYALGFLAGHFGIAFFALAAIVLSVTGAEALYADMGHFGRRAITRGWLFLVLPACVLSYLGQGALILKDQANVASPFFLLVPGWARLPLVLLATAATVIASQAVITGAYSVTAQAARLGYLPRLRIRHTSESEIGQIYVPWINWLLLVSVLTLVFAFRSSAALAYAFGMAVTGTITIMTLLFFYVARVKWGTPKWLIGVGATVLLSVDLLFVAANLTKLVHGAWLPLLIALTVFTVMITWQRGRQIVTAEREQHEGSLREFIDDLENNKPATQRVPGTAVFLNRGKVTAPLAMRANAEHNHVRHEHVVIVSIETEPVPRVPEDERTVVDDLGHAHDGITHVSARFGYMERPDVPAALRSLEPAETEGRLQVDDASYFLSKIELQLGKEPTMAGWRKRLFIATSYITADAAEQFALPRDRTVVMGSHIEV; encoded by the coding sequence ATGGCTGATCAGAACCCGGCCGCCGATCCGGTGGCCCCGGCGCCGGCCCGGCGCGAGACCGTGCGGCTCGCGGTGGTCGTCGGCGCCCTGGGCGTGGTGTTCGGCGACATCGGGACCAGCCCGATCTACACCCTGCAGACGGTGTTCAGCCCCAGCGACCCGCACCCCGTCCCGGTCAGCACGGACAACGTGTTCGGCGTCGTCTCGCTGATCTTCTGGTCGGTGATGATCATCGTCACGGTCACCTACGTGCTGCTGGCCATGCGCGCCGACAACGACGGCGAGGGCGGCATCATGGCCCTCATCACGCAGCTGCGGCGCTGGAGCGGCCAGCGCGGCGCCCGGACCGCGCTGGTGCTGTCCGGCGTGGGCATCTTCGGCGCGTCGCTGTTCTTCGGCGACAGCATGATCACCCCGGCGATCTCGGTGCTGTCCGCGGTCGAGGGGCTCAAAATCGTGCAGCCTTCGTTCGACGAGCTGGTCGTGCCGATCACCGCGGTCATCATCGTGGTGCTGTTCTTGTTCCAGCGCAAGGGAACCGCGACCGTCGGGCGGCTGTTCGGGCCGGTGATGATCCTCTGGTTCGTCACGATCGGGGTGTTCGGCATCGGCGGCATCGCCGGTAACCCGGAGATCCTGAAGGCGCTCCTGCCGACGTACGCGCTGGGCTTCCTGGCCGGCCACTTCGGGATCGCGTTCTTCGCGCTGGCCGCGATCGTGCTGTCGGTCACCGGCGCCGAGGCGCTGTACGCCGACATGGGCCACTTCGGCCGGCGGGCGATCACCCGCGGCTGGCTGTTCCTGGTGCTCCCCGCGTGCGTGCTCAGCTACCTCGGGCAGGGCGCGCTGATCCTCAAGGACCAGGCCAACGTCGCCAGCCCGTTCTTCCTGCTCGTGCCCGGCTGGGCGCGGCTGCCGCTGGTGCTGCTGGCCACCGCGGCGACCGTGATCGCGTCCCAGGCGGTCATCACCGGCGCGTACTCGGTCACGGCGCAGGCCGCCCGGCTCGGGTACCTGCCCCGGTTGCGGATCCGGCACACCTCGGAGTCGGAGATCGGCCAGATCTACGTCCCGTGGATCAACTGGCTGCTGCTGGTCTCGGTGCTGACGCTGGTGTTCGCGTTCCGCAGTTCGGCGGCGCTGGCCTACGCGTTCGGCATGGCGGTGACCGGCACGATCACCATCATGACCCTGCTGTTCTTCTACGTCGCGCGGGTGAAGTGGGGCACGCCGAAGTGGCTGATCGGCGTCGGCGCGACCGTGCTGCTCTCGGTGGACCTGCTGTTCGTCGCGGCCAACCTGACCAAGCTGGTCCACGGCGCGTGGCTGCCGCTGCTGATCGCCCTCACCGTGTTCACCGTGATGATCACCTGGCAGCGGGGCCGCCAGATCGTCACCGCGGAACGCGAACAGCACGAGGGCTCGCTGCGCGAGTTCATCGACGACCTGGAGAACAACAAGCCCGCCACGCAGCGCGTGCCCGGCACGGCCGTCTTCCTCAACCGCGGCAAGGTGACCGCGCCGCTGGCGATGCGGGCCAACGCGGAGCACAACCACGTCCGCCACGAGCACGTCGTGATCGTGTCGATCGAGACGGAGCCGGTGCCCCGGGTGCCGGAGGACGAGCGCACCGTCGTCGACGACCTCGGCCACGCCCACGACGGCATCACCCACGTCAGCGCCCGGTTCGGGTACATGGAGCGCCCGGACGTCCCCGCCGCGCTGCGGTCCCTCGAACCGGCGGAGACGGAGGGCCGGCTCCAGGTGGACGACGCGTCCTACTTCCTGTCGAAGATCGAGCTGCAGCTCGGCAAGGAGCCGACCATGGCAGGCTGGCGCAAGCGGCTGTTCATCGCCACGTCGTACATCACCGCGGACGCGGCCGAGCAGTTCGCGCTGCCCCGCGACCGCACCGTCGTGATGGGCTCGCACATCGAGGTGTAA
- a CDS encoding AraC family transcriptional regulator yields MDVFDDLIRGVRAHGSLFGSSTLSPPWALEFVDGAPLTLCTVLGGAGWIVPEHGPPERLRARETVVVRGPATFTFVDELGTPAEPVACGEFCAAPEEGGTRHRRGWTDDSGGATTLIVGAYPVRGEISRRLLEALPVVLRADSGGTGDAVLDHLAAEVAVDAPGQQVVLDRLLDWMLVCTLREWFDRPGGEAPAWWAAQRDPVVGDALRLLHAEPAAPWTVAALAGRTGVSRSTLAKRFAELVGEPPLTYLTRWRMTLAADLLIERETATVADVARAVGYADPFGFSAAFKRVRGANPSEFRRASPVVPSA; encoded by the coding sequence GTGGACGTGTTCGACGACCTGATCCGCGGGGTGCGGGCCCACGGCTCGCTGTTCGGCAGCTCGACCCTGTCCCCGCCCTGGGCGCTGGAGTTCGTGGACGGCGCGCCGCTGACCCTGTGCACCGTGCTCGGCGGCGCGGGCTGGATCGTGCCGGAGCACGGCCCGCCCGAGCGGCTGCGCGCCCGCGAGACGGTCGTCGTGCGCGGCCCCGCGACGTTCACCTTCGTCGACGAGCTCGGCACCCCGGCCGAGCCGGTCGCGTGCGGTGAGTTCTGCGCGGCGCCCGAGGAGGGCGGCACCCGGCACCGGCGCGGCTGGACCGACGACAGCGGCGGCGCGACGACCTTGATCGTCGGCGCGTACCCGGTGCGCGGCGAGATCAGCCGCCGGCTGCTGGAGGCGCTGCCCGTCGTGCTGCGCGCGGACAGCGGGGGCACCGGGGACGCCGTGCTGGACCACCTCGCCGCCGAGGTCGCCGTGGACGCGCCGGGCCAGCAGGTGGTGCTCGACCGGCTGCTGGACTGGATGCTCGTCTGCACGCTGCGCGAGTGGTTCGACCGGCCCGGCGGCGAAGCCCCGGCCTGGTGGGCCGCCCAGCGCGACCCGGTGGTCGGCGACGCGCTGCGCCTGCTGCACGCCGAACCGGCGGCGCCCTGGACGGTCGCCGCGCTGGCCGGCCGGACCGGCGTCTCCCGGTCGACGCTGGCCAAGCGCTTCGCCGAGCTGGTCGGCGAACCACCGCTGACGTACCTGACGCGCTGGCGCATGACGCTCGCGGCCGACCTGCTGATCGAGCGGGAGACGGCCACCGTCGCCGACGTCGCCCGCGCGGTGGGGTACGCCGATCCGTTCGGGTTCAGCGCGGCGTTCAAGCGGGTCCGCGGCGCCAACCCGAGCGAGTTCCGGCGCGCTTCTCCGGTGGTGCCGAGCGCCTGA
- a CDS encoding pyridoxamine 5'-phosphate oxidase family protein — MSSDTGSLTAPDLEFLRRPLHGFLTVAATPLPPQPRPVWFEATGEGTLQLFTEPDALKVRRLGRDPRASLVVAAPVGERERWVSVAGRTTLEPDGAHDLARRLAARYWDLDDPARAADLAGILAADQLRLVIHPETVRRYTY; from the coding sequence ATGAGCAGCGACACCGGTTCCTTGACCGCCCCGGACCTCGAGTTCCTCCGCCGGCCCCTGCACGGCTTCCTGACGGTGGCCGCGACCCCGCTCCCGCCACAGCCGCGGCCCGTGTGGTTCGAGGCCACCGGCGAAGGCACGCTCCAGCTGTTCACGGAGCCGGACGCGCTCAAGGTGCGACGTCTGGGCCGCGACCCCCGCGCCTCGCTCGTCGTCGCCGCGCCGGTGGGTGAACGCGAGCGGTGGGTTTCGGTCGCCGGCCGCACCACGCTGGAACCCGATGGCGCCCACGACCTGGCCCGCCGGCTGGCCGCCCGCTACTGGGACCTCGACGACCCGGCGCGGGCCGCCGACCTCGCCGGGATCCTGGCCGCCGACCAGCTTCGCCTGGTGATCCACCCGGAGACGGTGCGCCGCTACACGTACTGA
- a CDS encoding ferredoxin reductase yields MAEVGMRPPASPLRRRALRAVRWLFTPLRADDYLELINPLWSTRELRGRVERVEPERGDAATVLIRPGFDWVGHRPGQYVRLGVVINGVHHWRAYSLTSSPDRADGLISVTPKKVDGGIVSPYLVERARPGEVVRLGEVEGAFTLPDRLERGLLFVTAGSGITPVMSMLRHLGPGPGLRDVVHVHSAREPDGVTFGEELATLEKQHEGFRLELRITSRDGRLSPADLDALCPDWRDRDTYACGPGELLDALQAHWKSHGDVDRLHHERFQPIVGGDSADGSGGTVRFAHRNVDAECPPGTPILVAGENAGVDMPFGCRVGVCHTCVLPIRDGRIRDLRTNVVSQLNNEIVRTCVNGAEGPVTVEL; encoded by the coding sequence ATGGCCGAAGTGGGAATGCGCCCCCCGGCGTCGCCGCTGCGGCGCCGGGCCTTGCGCGCGGTGCGCTGGCTGTTCACCCCCTTGCGGGCGGACGACTACCTGGAACTGATCAACCCCCTGTGGTCGACCCGGGAGCTGCGCGGCCGCGTCGAGCGGGTCGAGCCCGAGCGCGGCGACGCCGCCACCGTGCTGATCCGGCCCGGCTTCGACTGGGTCGGGCACCGGCCCGGGCAGTACGTCCGGCTGGGTGTGGTCATCAACGGCGTCCACCACTGGCGCGCGTACTCGCTGACGTCGAGCCCGGACCGCGCGGACGGCCTCATCTCGGTCACCCCCAAGAAGGTCGACGGCGGGATCGTCTCGCCGTACCTGGTCGAGCGGGCCCGGCCCGGCGAAGTCGTGCGGCTCGGCGAGGTCGAAGGCGCCTTCACCCTGCCCGACCGGCTCGAGCGCGGCCTGCTGTTCGTCACCGCGGGCAGCGGCATCACGCCGGTGATGAGCATGCTGCGTCACCTGGGCCCGGGGCCCGGCCTGCGCGACGTCGTCCACGTGCACTCGGCGCGGGAGCCGGACGGCGTCACCTTCGGCGAAGAGCTGGCCACACTGGAAAAGCAGCACGAGGGGTTCCGCCTCGAACTGCGCATCACCAGCCGCGACGGCCGGCTCTCCCCCGCCGACCTGGACGCCCTGTGCCCGGACTGGCGCGACCGCGACACCTACGCCTGCGGTCCCGGCGAGCTCCTCGACGCGCTGCAGGCGCACTGGAAGAGCCACGGCGACGTCGACCGGCTGCACCACGAACGGTTCCAGCCGATCGTCGGCGGCGACTCCGCCGACGGCTCGGGCGGCACCGTGCGGTTCGCCCACCGCAACGTCGACGCGGAGTGCCCGCCCGGCACCCCGATCCTCGTCGCGGGCGAGAACGCGGGCGTCGACATGCCCTTCGGGTGCCGGGTCGGGGTCTGCCACACCTGCGTGCTGCCGATCCGGGACGGCCGGATCCGCGACCTGCGCACCAACGTCGTCAGTCAGTTGAACAACGAGATCGTGCGCACCTGCGTCAACGGCGCCGAAGGCCCGGTCACGGTCGAACTCTGA